The Amaranthus tricolor cultivar Red isolate AtriRed21 chromosome 14, ASM2621246v1, whole genome shotgun sequence DNA window gtgagacgatctcatataagacgagttatatatttatgttttttggaTTGTTTGTCGTCCAATGTGGATTAATTAAATACAATACGCACACACTTTGTAGGCATTTTCCTTCTTCGTGTTaccatatatttttcaaatgatatctttttaacatataaagaaaaaaatctcatattttcttaattatatacTAGAATTCACAGTAAATTTcacaaataattataaaaatcaaGTCTACGCATTTTAAATCCACATGAACAATGTATTGGTATTTCGTACTATATGCCGACCTATATGAACACAATTATAGCCGACTTAAACACAGGATGACTTACTTCATTATAAAACCACAGTTCACCATTTCCAAAACAATTACAGATTAAAAAAGgcctaattatatattaattagataATTAATTAGAGCTCACCTTAGCGCCTTTACATGATTTGATAACAGCAACTAATAGTCTATCCCCTGCTATTTGTCTCACTATTTTTATTAGCTCTGCTCTTGATATTTTCCTTTCCTGTCaatattaacaattaattaagttaataattcttatcaaataatcaaattaaccttaattataattattaatataatataatataaatttaaagaatAAAAACTTACTTTATATTCTTGATGATACTTGCTGATCAAAGTAATTGCATCAGATGGCAAGAATCTTCCCAAAACTGAAATCAGTGCAGGAAATGAAATCCATGGAGAAGCTGGCATTTTCATCCCATTCATCTTTGAAAATCCTAATTAAGATAatcaaaaaatcattttaattaattccaACTAATAGAAGTATatgcataataatatattactaATTAATACTTAAGAATTTACCTTCAATTGGATGAGGACTAGGAGGCAGAGTAGTGAAGCTAAGAACATATTCTGGGAGAATGAGAGAATTCATATTGTGACTCCAGAATATATATTTCTTTGGATTTTGGAAATCATCCACCCCTGAATCAAACTCGTCACAACTCGGTTCATTTTGAGTCGAGTCAGGATGAATCAACTCTGACTTTCCTAGTAAAACTCGGCATAGCAACAAATGTTTTACTCCATCTTCATCTGGAATACATTTCTCcaaactaaaatagaaaaataagaaatcaGCATTGTAATGATTAAATTAACGTCGCCAATTCGCAAGTATCGTTAAAATTTGAGGATAAaatttgcaattcaaatagaTACCTTAAAGCAGGGAAATGATCGGGGGACAGACAAATGGCGGCACTATTAGGATTATCTTGAAGATCATGAAAACTAAAACCACGAGATAAAATCTGTTGTATTCTCTCAAATGAACTACCATACCAAGCATACTTAAAATTAGAATTACCGCCATTGTTATGATTCTTAGAACTTAATGCTTTAGCATGAAGTTGAAACGAATGAGCTCTAGCTTGAGCTACAAAATCTGACGACCAATTTCTCTTATGAATCGAAACAACTTTCGTATTATTTCCCATTGCAGAACTGAATCTTTGATGAATAATCTCATATCCTCTGTCCTCATTACTTAATTCAACAGCAATAGATTCATCCAACATTCCACGCCGCCTTCTGTAGGGAGATGTAGAAGAAGGTGTTGATCCTGTAACGCTGCTTTCGCAATCTGAAGCGTAAGATTCATCGTATTTAGCTGGGGAAAAGGAATCTCCGGTAAAGAACTGAATTGTTTCCATGGATGAAGATCAGGAAGAAAAAAGGGCGAAATTGGGGAAATTTATCTTGGTGAAGaagaaaacaaatcaaaaagagTTCATTTCAGAATATCTGAATATGGGTTTTCTTTATGATAAAGGAAGAATTAACGGgtatttttcaaaactttcaTTTAAATTGGATTGTAAAAGATCGATAAGTTTAGATTTATATATAAAGGTTGTAGATAGAAAAAATACGTAACAGAATGGGCAAGTCTAACCGACTTTAAATCCGGTTTCTGATTTAATAGAAAACATATATTTAAGAATACATTTAAAGTTGGCGGTTCATAACGCAAAcagtttttctaaaaaaatcttaatgCCGTCGGTTTACTAAAAAAGGTAGGAAGAATATATTATGGACTTTGAAACTTGGGTTATTGgttatcaaaataaattttaaaaactcgAGTGGGACCTACTTTTGTAATTACGTTATTATCCTTTTGTGATTAGGCAAAATTTGTGGTGTTTTGGGTTGGATGAATTGACTTGCATGAGAAGTAAATTGATAGAACACTATAGCGGATAATTGTAGCCTTTTTGCTACGTACGAAACGTGGGCTAAAGGTGTGAGAAAGATGAGCGTTTAATTAAATGTCTATTTTGGGAAATTTAACATATTTGCCCAAGGCCTCTGTTGAGACATCGTCTTTATAAGATACGGCTCTTCAGGCTCaggtttaatatttaaaaaaaaaaagaaaaaacctaaaaattgaCGCGCACGTTTGaccctatttggagttggtgttataacctattaaagttagtatttgaagttggtgttataacctattaaagttggtattataacctatttagagataccaactttaataggttataataccaaacTCTAAcaagttataataccaattttaataggttataacaccaactccaaataggatTACACGGCGCGCGTTTTTCTGGTAGTTGTTTTTCTAAGTAATAATAGGCCGATCTATTTGAGAAGTATCTCTTATAAAGATggtcttaaataaaaatttgtgttaattattgaatttggtgggttttactttcaatatttgacaaatattgttagttaataaaattaattgatttgatcggctaatttttaaatttactatAAACACTTTCTTTCAAAATAGTTGTTTAGAACAAGAAGTAAAGTTATTTGGTCAAAAGTTCACCAAATATTCACCATCTAACAATTTATTTATGTCATCATGTTCCGTTATACCTCATTATCGATTTTGTAAGTAATTCTATTTTGTAAGTGTAGGCTAGAACTAGAAGCATGGGAAACTAATTTAGGAATTGTACGTTTTCTTAGAAAATTGGACATTTTCCTTAAGTAAGAGTACATAATTAGGAGTAGTTTATACTCGGTAAAAGGATATCATTAATTAGCATCAATACttaatgatgttgattttgaaaCATAATATGATTTGATAAGtgaattagaaaatattttatttttatgttattttaggATTTGGTGGTACACTTTGAAAATAAAGGTTTTAATAAAatactctattttatttttcgttAAAAAAGATAACACTAGATAACACTAGAGTACTTGTACGTGTTGCTGGATTTAGGTTCAATTGAAGTATAAGTCTAATAGGGtccaatcaaataaattaaattgaggCATGTCAAGCTTTTAGCCTAAAAACCTCATTTGGggtgaattttaaattttaagtatttAACTAAATATtccattaattattaaattaaggaATGAAAGGAAAAGTACTGAATTATGGTTAAATTAGGTATATATCTACACTTAGCTTCAACTGAGATTATAGCTTATTAGTGgaattgaattttattatatattttgagtACAATTGGTTGATTTAATTGGGTAATCGGACAAATAAATAAGACTTTTTAGTTGCAAATATTATTAGATTCTCGGTAGGAAGGAAAATTTtcacatataaattaaatgattTGCATTAAATATTTCCTTCACATTTTATTAATTAGTACAGTTTCTATAGTAACTACTGTTCATCAACTaatcttatttggtatatattttttcatatataatataaaacatagttaagtgagatattgtttaattcgtcttaatgcgtattttttataatattaactttttaaaatttgttatcatataaaattaaaaatataatatattaaaatcgtGCATTGAATAGCgtgaaaaataaaagtatagtaaatattaaaaaagagaaattaagtGATCggacataaaaaaataagtgagTCCTggattaaaagactaattaggAGAGGTGATGAGTATATCAATGATGTGTTGACTTTGTTTTTGGAAGAAAAATACTCCAACCGAATAGAGTAATAGACATTGTTTGTTGATAAGAATTAGTAGAAGTCTAATATTACTTCCATCTGGATGCAAGTATAAGTAGCTGTTTTTGTGGTATGACAACCAAAACAAGCTCCTATGTTGCAACTTTTATATAATATGATGTAAtcctattactatttttttataaaataactcCTATCTTGGGataatttgatccgacccgaaaatgaacctaAGACCCGACTTGACAAAACCCAAACTCGATTGACCTGAAAGCGACTTAacccgaaacatgaccgactgGATTATTACTGTAACACCTGAATTTCTTCCCATCCTTCACGATTTTGGTCTCGGGTATTATAATTATCCGATCGAAAATGACCCGACGGGCAACGGACCcgaccgacccgttttgacaggtccaatatcaatttttagagtccttttatccatcataattatttttctttaaaaaaaaggatgttatagttattttaattgataatatatatatatatatatatatatatatatatatatatatatatatatatatatatatatatatatatatatatatatatatatatatatatatatatatcttgttaaatcaatcaaatgattatttaattaatctaCATTTCAGTACGCAAATCGATATAATTTATAAGAACGTTTTGCACATTTGAATGAGTTTTTTTGAAAATGAATGTCGCTACCTTAAATTAAAAAACGCGTATCTCATAagtcgaaataagtacttagttattTGTATACCTTTCCAGCATTAAAATTGTGAAGATATTTTTTGTGAGGAGATGAGAAGatttttaacgttatttttatCTAATGTTACAACTTTAATAAACACAATAACTTTATGAAACGCGTAttttacaagtctttcaaaataagtactaATTCCCCTATTTTCCTTACACTTAAATGAACCCGACATAtgaactattttttgaaaatcttacATCTGATTTCTCAAATGTGACACGTATCTCACAAATCCAACTAtacatagaaatttaaagtttggaacACGAGGGTCGCAATTTTTGGTTTCTTATAACTTGAATTCAATTGTATAAGGCTTTAATATTGTGTCAATTGATATGTGGATTAATATCAAAGGGATgagaaatagtttttttttattaaaaaaagtttcataaataataaaaaatgaaaaaatcaatatttaaattttataagtcaTAACCCGTTGGGCCAGATCGACTGACCCGAAACCGGAAGTGATCCGAGCCAAAAATAACCCGATCAAAATTAATCTGATACATAACCCGTCCGATCGACCGTTTTGCCAGCTTTACTCCTATCAACTGTCTTGACTTGATCTTGATGTAGCTTACTGCCAAAACCCACAACTTGGAGTATATGTgggtttgattttatttttatatttctgttttcttaattttaccTCATAATtaaccattttaaaatattctataGCTAATTCAAATTGATAGAATAATAaattaagtatattatttttaagaagATAGGGGCAAGCTATATGATTAATCCTCCCTTAGTTTCATTGGATTTGCAACAAATCCACACAAAACTGAAAGCATATGGCTACAATGGAGTTTTGTTACAAAATTTGTCGCGAATAGCTTTTAGTGACAATTTTGGTGACAAAACCCTTTATTACCACCAAATCTATcgttaaaataaaatcttttcgCCAATGAAAATTTGACAGCGGCGAAAGAAGCACTTTATAAATATTGCAAACTGTATGTGATGGATGAAGTGAAATTCGATAGcgacaaattaaaatatattgacGTTAAGCCGTTTATATTTAGTGCTAAGTTTCCTGGCTATTTGGTCTTTTAAATAGTATTCATTAACTTAATACAATATTAAGTTGATCATCATATAAAAATTACTCCATTTATGtggagtattttattttaacagTAATTATTGATATTTGGTAGTGGGGAGGATCCAAATAGATGGCCATCCTGAGTCAAGTACACAATTGCATCAAAGTGATGAAGAGCAAGAGAAGTTGCTACATCATCAATATTTCAATCCTCTTTGAGCACATAGAGGAAGAAGCACAATACCACTAGTGACTAGACCAAAATTATTTATTGGCTCAATATAAATACTTCTATATGAACAACAGTCAATgagaaatattattatattaaaataattaaatcgaATATGTAATTATGGTTGATGCATCTCACTAAAATTATTACACTATTATTGCTATATCGGTGGTATTGATGGATTGTTTTTGAAGTTAGTAGAAGATTTTactgttattacttattacttgTTAGCAAGTCATAATAAATTGTCACTCTTGTGTGTAACACTCTTTCAGACACGTGCCAACATCGCATTGGATGTTCAAACATGCGCTAAATTTAGCATTGACATACAGTCACCATTGTAAGAGAAAAAGACAAGAcacatatctttttgtaacaaaAAAAGTTGTTACTATGGGTGCCCTAAGAAAGCATTAgagatttataaaaataatttcaggACAATTTCCCACTCAAAAGaaaactatatatttatatgattttat harbors:
- the LOC130800140 gene encoding probable inactive poly [ADP-ribose] polymerase SRO5; translation: METIQFFTGDSFSPAKYDESYASDCESSVTGSTPSSTSPYRRRRGMLDESIAVELSNEDRGYEIIHQRFSSAMGNNTKVVSIHKRNWSSDFVAQARAHSFQLHAKALSSKNHNNGGNSNFKYAWYGSSFERIQQILSRGFSFHDLQDNPNSAAICLSPDHFPALSLEKCIPDEDGVKHLLLCRVLLGKSELIHPDSTQNEPSCDEFDSGVDDFQNPKKYIFWSHNMNSLILPEYVLSFTTLPPSPHPIEGFSKMNGMKMPASPWISFPALISVLGRFLPSDAITLISKYHQEYKERKISRAELIKIVRQIAGDRLLVAVIKSCKGAKGLKMPFGMLMLCNRNTNKK